A single window of Cytobacillus dafuensis DNA harbors:
- a CDS encoding YjiH family protein has product MQATGSNPQTLRKSPDMWKFFIYSFIGAFMFFVPVTIGEKNSIMLDHIVSYIQTHAAPALPYYALIIIAAGSIYPFLSGTWKKSTVNIIFSMFKVIGLFVGIMLVFNFGPAWLFDPSMGPFLFNKLVVPVGLLVPIGAVFLALLVSYGLLEFIGVLMQPVMRPVWKTPGRSAIDAVASFVGSYSLGLLITNRIYKEGKYTAKEAAIIATGFSTVSATFMVIVAKTLGLMDMWNTYFWVTLVVTFLVTAVTVRIWPLSKMKDEYYEGSTPQPEVKVSGRRFARAWEEAKATVAASPTLFDNIKTNLKDGLLMAMAILPSILSIGLLGLVLAEYTPLFDWLGYIFYPFTALLQLPEPMLAAKASALGIAEMFLPALLVTESALIVKFVIAVVSVSSIIFFSAVVPCIVSTEIPISIPKLVVIWIQRVILTIIFVTPIAYLIL; this is encoded by the coding sequence ATGCAAGCAACAGGGTCTAACCCACAGACATTACGAAAATCTCCTGATATGTGGAAATTTTTCATTTATAGTTTTATTGGAGCATTTATGTTTTTCGTTCCTGTCACCATTGGGGAGAAAAACTCCATTATGCTTGACCACATTGTTTCCTATATTCAAACACATGCTGCACCGGCATTGCCATACTATGCCTTAATCATTATTGCAGCAGGCTCTATCTATCCATTTCTATCTGGAACATGGAAAAAGTCGACGGTTAATATCATTTTTTCTATGTTTAAGGTCATTGGTTTATTTGTGGGGATTATGCTTGTATTTAATTTCGGACCAGCATGGTTATTTGATCCTTCAATGGGACCGTTTCTTTTCAATAAGCTTGTGGTACCAGTTGGTTTGCTAGTGCCAATTGGCGCAGTGTTTCTGGCACTTCTTGTCAGTTATGGTCTGTTGGAATTTATCGGCGTCCTTATGCAGCCTGTTATGCGCCCTGTCTGGAAAACTCCGGGGAGATCAGCTATTGACGCAGTTGCCTCATTCGTCGGCAGCTATTCACTTGGATTGCTAATCACGAACCGGATTTATAAAGAAGGAAAATACACAGCAAAAGAAGCGGCCATTATTGCAACAGGATTCTCAACCGTTTCCGCTACATTCATGGTCATTGTTGCCAAAACATTAGGCTTAATGGATATGTGGAACACCTATTTTTGGGTGACGCTTGTTGTTACATTTTTAGTCACAGCCGTTACGGTAAGAATTTGGCCTTTATCTAAAATGAAGGATGAATATTATGAGGGGTCAACACCACAGCCAGAGGTAAAAGTAAGCGGCCGTCGATTTGCAAGAGCATGGGAAGAAGCAAAGGCAACAGTTGCTGCTTCGCCTACCTTGTTTGATAATATTAAGACAAATTTAAAGGACGGCTTGCTAATGGCAATGGCCATTTTGCCATCCATTTTGTCTATTGGGTTATTAGGACTAGTCCTTGCAGAATATACACCATTATTTGATTGGCTCGGCTATATTTTCTATCCTTTTACAGCATTGCTTCAATTGCCAGAACCTATGCTGGCAGCAAAAGCAAGTGCACTTGGAATTGCAGAAATGTTTTTACCGGCCCTATTAGTTACGGAGTCAGCATTAATTGTTAAATTCGTTATTGCCGTTGTATCCGTTTCTTCTATTATCTTTTTCTCAGCAGTTGTTCCGTGTATCGTTTCAACTGAGATTCCAATCTCCATTCCAAAGCTTGTTGTGATTTGGATACAGCGAGTTATTTTAACCATTATTTTCGTAACGCCGATTGCATATTTGATTTTATAA
- a CDS encoding carbon-nitrogen family hydrolase — MKWKVGCIQMDIIFGEPKRNMELAEKWFEKAASENCTVVVLPELWTTGYDLTRLNEIAHEKGEKIIQFLQQQAKRHGMHIIGGSVANQTADGVLNTMYVVDKEGRLVHEYSKLHLFQLMDEHLYLKAGQDEALFMIEGEGAASFICYDIRFPEWMRKPILKGAKMMFVVAEWPEPRLDHWRTLLRARAIENQSYVIACNRSGQDKNNKFAGHSMIIDPWGAVIAEGSDQEELVTGEVDLDEIDSIRNRIPVFDDRRPDRY, encoded by the coding sequence ATGAAGTGGAAGGTTGGATGTATCCAAATGGATATTATTTTCGGTGAGCCAAAGCGAAATATGGAGCTCGCTGAAAAATGGTTTGAGAAAGCAGCCAGTGAGAATTGCACGGTTGTCGTTCTCCCAGAACTGTGGACGACGGGATACGACCTAACACGTTTAAATGAAATTGCTCATGAAAAGGGAGAGAAGATTATTCAATTCCTTCAGCAGCAAGCTAAAAGGCATGGAATGCATATTATTGGCGGGTCTGTAGCTAACCAAACGGCTGATGGAGTTTTAAATACGATGTACGTAGTAGACAAGGAGGGCAGGCTTGTCCATGAATATAGCAAGCTTCATCTATTCCAGCTGATGGATGAGCACTTATATTTGAAAGCAGGGCAAGATGAGGCCTTGTTTATGATAGAGGGCGAAGGGGCAGCGAGTTTTATTTGCTATGATATTCGCTTTCCAGAATGGATGAGAAAGCCGATTTTAAAAGGAGCAAAAATGATGTTTGTGGTGGCCGAATGGCCAGAGCCAAGATTGGATCACTGGCGAACGCTATTAAGGGCTCGTGCAATTGAAAATCAGAGCTATGTCATTGCTTGTAATCGAAGTGGTCAGGACAAGAACAACAAATTTGCTGGCCATTCTATGATTATCGATCCATGGGGAGCGGTCATCGCAGAGGGAAGCGATCAAGAAGAGCTTGTTACTGGCGAGGTTGACTTAGATGAAATCGATTCGATTCGAAACAGAATTCCTGTTTTTGACGATCGCAGGCCAGATCGTTACTGA